A window of Daucus carota subsp. sativus chromosome 2, DH1 v3.0, whole genome shotgun sequence genomic DNA:
TCAACAATGAGATGTGTTGCATTTGGTGCTAATGGTGACATTCAGTTCAGCAATGTAACAGTGCCAAATAAGTGTCTTGCTCGTGGGCATGGCCAGTTTTCCATTGTTGTcccaaaatcaaaaaaatcttCAAAAAAAGGACTGGCGATAGGATTAGGGGTGGGATTTGGAATTTTAACCTTGTTGCTTGTAATATTATTGATGTGTCGGATCGCGAGGAATAAGGAATTGGAGTATATGCAAAATGAACCAGAAAAGAGTGAGAATTTGGATACAGCTTGGGTTGGATCCAGTAAATTGCCTGCAGCTGAATGGAGCAGAAACtttgaaattcctgaaaatgaTTACATTCCTTGACCGTTTTCATCTTTCTGATTGTTGTTTTGCTCccaaattttgtttaatttggtTTTGCTGCAttctttagtttcatctttaaaGTCAGTTTTGTTTAATGAATTGTATAGTGCAGGTATTTAtaatatgtaaatttatattacaaaaaggGTGGAAGAAGAATTGATTTTACacgagaaaatatatattactaattGGTTTTTCGAACATTTTATACATGACTAGAACTTTTGAGCGGCAACATTTTACATATTTGAACAAACCAAACACTCATCCGCTCAATAgcttatttacatattacatcggcttcaatatatatatatatatatatatatatatatatatatatatatatatatttagtttaagAACAGATTTACGACATCAACCGATAGGCTGAACATCGCAAAACTTATGCAGATCAAAAGCAGGTTCAGTATAATATCCGCTGACAATGGCATTGGCCACAATCTTGTTGGCAGCTTCCGTTGTATGCACCCCATCCCAGCTTATGTAATTGTAAGGATCCCCGCAAGCTGATGCTGTAACACTTGATCCATTTACAGTACCCGATTTACCACACATGACTTGCGGATTAAAATTATAAGCCCCTCCACCCGCTCCACAACAAGTTGTTGTGCTGTATTTTAATCCTGCATTACAAAGAATCAAACTATCATTTTTATTCGGCAACTTTTGAGACTATACAAAAATTCAGTGGTTACCATGAGATGAGGGATTTTGGAAGATATTCAACAATGCAGAATACGTATCCACATATACAAGATTAGCATCGGGAAGTTGTTGTCTTGCTCCGAACAATGCACCCTTAAGCATCTgattaaactctgatacagCATTGTTGTAGGAAGTCATGCATCCGGCCTGGTCTACATCAGAATCGCCATGAGGATACTGCACTAAAAACGCTGGATAACAACCCATAGGCCCCGTGTTTAGCACCATGAATGTACGTCCGCCCAATCCATATAGCTCCTGCAAATAAATTAGGAATAATGATTCAATTACATTATATATGTTGAGGACCCGACATGAGGGCATCAGTGTTTGTAAATAATTGACGACTAACTTTAACAGTGTTAACGATTTCATTAGCCACTTGAGGAAGATTCTGTTTCACCCCACCAACGCCAGCTGATCCTAAGACTCCAGTCACATCATTTTGACCGATATAAATAACGTATAGAGATTTTCCTAATATATCTGCTGAAGGAAGATTGGAAGACCCTCCTCCTGTATATATAAGTTGATTGTAGATaagtaacataaaaatataagtgATCAAGCAATAAACTAACTGACGCGATGAGTCACCTTTGGAGATTGAGGATGCGAAAGTTTTCATTTGGTTAAGCTGAATGGGCAGATAGTACTTGCTCACCCAATCCTTGTTGGAGGAATCAGGCGGCTTCACTGTAGCTCCCTGTGATGCAAAATTGGCACCATGTGTATAATCAGCCCCGCCCCCGCCTGATGATTGTGAATAAGGGTTCGGAGATGGAAGCCCCAGAGCTTGAGCTGCACCatcaatgaaaaaaataattaggcTCTGTAATTTCAACATGAAATGAATAAATTTAGTAAAATATAGTTGAGTTACCTAAGAAGTCTATGATGAGCCTTCCATCACAGCTCCGCCCAGCAGGTTTTTTGAAATAGGTCATGCCGTTTGGGGAAGACATCGGCATACTTCCGGTATCACTATTTGAATCTCCGAAATTAAATATGGCCTGGAAGCTGCAGTTGGCTTCACTATATCTGAGAAACACACATATGATCATCATTGAAACAACATAAACATATTGCTGAAACGTTATACAACTCATTTTCTTATGAGAgacaattttgatttttggttAAGGATGGATTGTGTATAAAAAACCTGGTATTTATAGCTGCGGAAAAACATTGTCTCCAAAGTGGATAACACATGTAACCGGATAACTCTTACACagaagaaataaaatgagaattCCCTTGTGTAAATTTAGCAAAACTCAATCTTGTTCATGTGAAAAACACTGATTCAGGTCCATATATGACACATTAAGTTCAAAAGCGAACCTCATATAATGGAAGATGAAAGTAACCTAACGTCAATAAACAATCAAATAATTGTTTTCATTCTTATCCTGCATAACAAAATTTATGTTGAAAATTTATTGACATTTTTCAGACACAAATTTGTGCAAGGGAATTAGTATAATATGATAATCGGCAAATCGATTTCTACTATATATGTTTACTTATGTTTTGGACTCATTTACTCCAAAAACTGTGAATATTAATTATGTTATcataactaaaattatactattatcgaaattaattttattttctcaaaagaatatagtaACGGCCTTAGGTAGgtctaaatttaatttatctcattattttttaatacaataaatttaGACACCGTTTAAAAACAGTGTGTGTTGTAAGCATATTTTCCCCTTTAGAAAATTTAGATACtgtttaaaatatcaaatacaaAGGCCGATTTATAATAgatgtaaatataaaatatacttcatATTTCTATTGATGATTATATAGGACCCAGTGATAGTGTGGCAATGCAGTGCATGCGTCAAAACATGAAACGGGTGAGACGGTAGAACCAcctaaagtaattttttttcattttagttTAGTTTTAAATGTTTGAATGATAGACCTACTAAAGTGATATCATCTAAATAAATTCAATCAAATATTGGCAATCTAATCTTTCCTCTTACACGTGTTTAATGAATGATTGAGATTTGAATAACACGTGGCGTGATTTGcgaaaattcaataaaaaaattttaagatcCTGAAGAGGACAGCTGGAACCTGGATAACACGTGGTTTCTATATGTTCATCTCAGACGTCATTCCTTGCGTAgttcaaaattttatcattCATATATTGTTGCTATAAGTTTCATATGATAAAACTCGATTGAATATCTTCAATCATTGTAGAATTAAGCTTTACTTAAGGTTATCTTAAATAATtacgatatttatatttaaatgagaTTGAAtgaaacaatataaaataatgattagttttttttgtttgaaacaaaggtgttaatctaatattaaaaaaacatatgatAGCTACActaatgatcgagtcgaacaaacggTAAATTGCAATCGTCTGTTTTCGaaaagagacagttaaacgatattttgaagaaaatgtaaaTACAAGTACTTGCTTCATGCATTGgtatcgtttgagctatcgaccagaattgcgattccatacaaactttcatcaccaaatcaagacTCGTTGACAgttaagaagcgaaaaacaaagcaccaaggagagaaaacaacctaaaaatacaaatcacaaatcgaaataaaagcaaactgaaaacaaatgaaaataaaaaaaacttagaTCCGATAGTCGAAACCACAAGATAAACGGTTAACTCTCGTATccgataatatatttagataatatattcagattttaaatatataatctattatacaattattttttttgaaattaatttattatttattattattgccCCCAGTCCATCTTTAGTCTTTACGAAACTGTCATAGTACATCTTGTGCAGCTGGATGTGTTGATTAGAGCTCTGGTCCTCTAAGTAAGGTGATAACCATTCATACGACAAAACTATACAATAACTACACAAAAGTCCAAACAAAACTTGACGCACCACATATGAAATAGAGACCATCGGAAATGGAGGCCTACACAGTTCATCCTACTGTAATCTCAACCACTGaaaataatctaaaaacaaATGGCAGAGAATAATAGCCTTGAACATTTTACGAGAAGAACGCAAgtcttattattaataaaagttACGCTTTTATTTCTGAAATATTAGAAAATGGAGATGGATGAAACTCAAGCAAGGAGTTTGGTTGATAAGATAAGTGATGAGATTGAGAATGGAGACATTAAACACTGTTCAGAACATGGATGGTTCAAGGAGGAGAAACAAAGATTGATAGCCATCAAAGATTCACTCAAGGAGGAGAAACAAAGATTGATAGCCATCAAAGATTCACTCAAGGATGTCGACAACATGCTCGTTCTTTTGCAGGTCTCTCGTTCTTTACCTCCTCGTATTCAAGCATATTATACTGTACATTTGTTAGACAAATGTAGGATCATAGTGAAAACTACAAACTCGTTGCAAGATTAAGGTGATTAATGTTATTTATGTGTTGCATATAGAGATTGCAGTCGCGCCAACGCCAACAATGCCAAGAAGCATTTATCAAGCTGGAAAACAGTAGAATGCATCTGATGGCCAACATAAAACATTTTCAACAACACGAGCTCGATGTGATCGGTGAGTTGAATGCGCTTAAAGTAGAGGGTGGCAGTTGTTGGCCGCTTTTCATAAACTGCGTTAGAGGTCTCTTCAATCCATGGAATTGGCGCACAACTGCAATAAAAATAGCTCTTATTTCTGTTTCTGTTTCATCCACATATAAGCTATGCCAATCTGGGCAGGATGATAAATGTGTATCATCTCTAGATTCAGTCATTCctagaaattttaatttgttagcAAATGGCCCATTGGATGTTTCATATGGAAAGGGATGATGATTTGTATTAAATCAGATTGTTGTGTACACATAGAAAACGAAACGTAAATTAAACTCATCTGGGATATATGCTTTGATCAAAGATAACTGCCCTAGAACATAATATACCAGCTAATTGAAAACAACACACAAGCATAGGAGGACAGTACCTCTGTTCTGTTCCCCGATTGATGTCATCAAATTATGAAAGATCATTGTGCAGcccatgcccatgtgaagatgtaTATAAATTGTACAAATATTTGGCAGAGAAGAATAATCAACTGAGATGAACCTTCAGAACTATacagaaaaaatttgaaattatatatgtttctttGTTTAAATTCAGGAAAAGCAGCTTATTTACTGCGACTGCAAATCCAAAgtcaatattattatatacaaaataaataatttttatgctccAAGTTTAGTCATGTGATCCTGGATACTAATATCATAGCATACAAGTAATAGATGgaggaataaaattacaataagAGTAACCGCATAGGAATTAGGAAGTTAACTGAATCAACTGATCTAGCTAGTATACCAAGTAATAGTGGCAAGAGCAGCAGCATATTCAACAATGGGAAACTCATCTGGTATTTGTCAAGAAATGCTTGCCATTTGCTAAATAGGTGGCGGGGGATACCGGTATAACTTGCAAGCATAAGGCCAAATACCTCCTAGATTACGTGAAAACAAGACTTGGTAGATTGACCTAGAAACACGTTTCACCAACTAGGACATTTTTTCACCCCGGCccgtatattattatataacctACCTACCTTTCTTCAACAAAAATAACTAACTGAATATATAGCAGCAGACTTAACAAGACCAAAGAAAAGTTCCCATGGCAAACTTCCTCTTCTGATCAACATCACCTGAGACCGGCAAACCATACTGAGCGAGCAAGCAATTTACCTTCCATTCGGGCATCCTCTCGTACTCTGGTCTCGTGTATCTTGGGTAGTTCACTGGCATCTGAAAATGCTCGTAAACGACCTTTGCTTGCTGTCCGTTCTCCACATGACTTCCACCACCCGCACCAAGTGAAGGACGACGGCTTCCGGATTTCATAGCATCTTCGTTCATGTCTGCTTACCTCCTCCTTTTGTTATAAATGTTTGATGTCTGTGACTGTAACTCTCTATGTATGCTTACTGGACTATACAATAACCAAGCTAatctatttatagacttatagtatacatatacacatgCAGAATGAGAGGGGGAGTGGATGTGCATTACTACAAGTGGCATTGTCGAGGCTGCAGGCATGAAATTTAAGTCTGAGAAAACAATGGCTCGGCAATGTAGTTATAGAATTTCGTATTTCCACACTAAACCTCAGAAAATTGAACCAGTTACAGCACAAATGATACAAACAAAGCAACTAATCCTTGACAACTTCACAAGAATGCCTGCctgttttttcatatttaattattataataaatattctgAGAAAACAATGAAATACAATTTTACATTGTGG
This region includes:
- the LOC108205608 gene encoding GDSL esterase/lipase At4g01130 isoform X2, which gives rise to MCYPLWRQCFSAAINTRYSEANCSFQAIFNFGDSNSDTGSMPMSSPNGMTYFKKPAGRSCDGRLIIDFLAQALGLPSPNPYSQSSGGGGADYTHGANFASQGATVKPPDSSNKDWVSKYYLPIQLNQMKTFASSISKGGGSSNLPSADILGKSLYVIYIGQNDVTGVLGSAGVGGVKQNLPQVANEIVNTVKELYGLGGRTFMVLNTGPMGCYPAFLVQYPHGDSDVDQAGCMTSYNNAVSEFNQMLKGALFGARQQLPDANLVYVDTYSALLNIFQNPSSHGLKYSTTTCCGAGGGAYNFNPQVMCGKSGTVNGSSVTASACGDPYNYISWDGVHTTEAANKIVANAIVSGYYTEPAFDLHKFCDVQPIG
- the LOC108205608 gene encoding GDSL esterase/lipase At4g01130 isoform X1, with the protein product MSCITFQQYVYVVSMMIICVFLRYSEANCSFQAIFNFGDSNSDTGSMPMSSPNGMTYFKKPAGRSCDGRLIIDFLAQALGLPSPNPYSQSSGGGGADYTHGANFASQGATVKPPDSSNKDWVSKYYLPIQLNQMKTFASSISKGGGSSNLPSADILGKSLYVIYIGQNDVTGVLGSAGVGGVKQNLPQVANEIVNTVKELYGLGGRTFMVLNTGPMGCYPAFLVQYPHGDSDVDQAGCMTSYNNAVSEFNQMLKGALFGARQQLPDANLVYVDTYSALLNIFQNPSSHGLKYSTTTCCGAGGGAYNFNPQVMCGKSGTVNGSSVTASACGDPYNYISWDGVHTTEAANKIVANAIVSGYYTEPAFDLHKFCDVQPIG
- the LOC108205609 gene encoding uncharacterized protein LOC108205609, translated to MEMDETQARSLVDKISDEIENGDIKHCSEHGWFKEEKQRLIAIKDSLKEEKQRLIAIKDSLKDVDNMLVLLQRLQSRQRQQCQEAFIKLENSRMHLMANIKHFQQHELDVIGELNALKVEGGSCWPLFINCVRGLFNPWNWRTTAIKIALISVSVSSTYKLCQSGQDDKCVSSLDSVIPRNFNLLANGPLDVSYGKG